One genomic window of Monodelphis domestica isolate mMonDom1 chromosome 1, mMonDom1.pri, whole genome shotgun sequence includes the following:
- the LOC100010438 gene encoding annexin A7 isoform X4, with protein MSYPGYPPTGYPAFPGYPPAGQDSSFPPAGQYPYPTGFPPMGGGAYPPAPSGGFPGAGGYPAPGGYPAPGGYPGAPPPGGAPSYPGASPGQGFGVPPGGAGFAGYPQPPSQSYGGGPGQIQIPGGFPGGQVPSQYPGGQAPAHYPNQPAAMTQGTQGTIRPAANFDAVKDAEVLRKAMKGFGTDEQAIIDVVSNRSNDQRQKIKAAFKTMYGKDLIKDLKSELSGNMEELILALFMPPTYYDAWSLRNAMKGAGTQERVLIEILCTRSNQEIRDIVNCYRSEFGREIEKDIRSDTSGHFERLLVSMCQGNRDENQNVNHQMAQEDAQRLYQAGEGKLGTDESCFNMVLATRSFPQLRATMEAYARMANRDLFSSIGREFSGNVENGLKTILQCAQNRPAFFAERLYYSMKGAGTDDSSLVRIIVTRSEIDLAQVKQVFTQMYQKTLGTMISSDTSGDYRRLLLAIVGQ; from the exons ATGTCTTACCCAGGATACCCTCCTACAGGCTACCCAGCATTCCCTGGATATCCT CCTGCAGGGCAGGATTCGTCATTTCCTCCTGCTGGTCAGTATCCGTATCCTACTGGCTTTCCTCCCATGGGAGGAGGAGCATATCCTCCAGCACCAAGTGGTGGTTTCCCAGGAGCTGGAGGCTACCCAGCCCCTGGCGGTTACCCGGCCCCTGGAGGGTACCCTGGTGCCCCCCCACCAGGGGGAGCCCCATCCTATCCTGGAG CTTCTCCAGGCCAAGGGTTTGGAGTTCCACCAGGAGGAGCTGGCTTTGCTGGCTATCCACAGCCACCATCCCAGTCCTATGGGGGCGGACCAGGCCAGATCCAGATACCAG gCGGGTTTCCTGGAGGACAGGTTCCTTCCCAGTATCCTGGTGGCCAAGCTCCTGCTCATTACCCGAATCAG CCAGCTGCCATGACTCAAGGTACACAGGGGACAATCCGACCTGCTGCCAACTTTGATGCTGTAAAGGATGCTGAAGTCCTCCGAAAGGCCATGAAGGGATTTG gaactgatgagCAGGCCATTATAGACGTTGTCTCCAACCGCTCCAATGATCAAAGACAGAAAATTAAGGCAGCTTTTAAGACCATGTATGGAAAG GATTTAATCAAAGATCTCAAATCCGAGTTAAGTGGAAATATGGAAGAATTGATCCTTGCCTTGTTTATGCCACCGACGTATTATGACGCTTGGAGTTTACGGAATGCAATGAAG GGAGCAGGAACTCAAGAAAGAGTATTGATCGAGATTTTGTGTACAAGATCAAATCAGGAAATTCGAGATATTGTCAATTGTTACCGATCAGAATTTGGACGAGAGATTGAAAAAGACATTAGATCAGATACCTCAGGACATTTTGAACGATTGCTTGTATCCATGTGTCAG GGTAATCGTGATGAAAATCAGAATGTGAACCATCAAATGGCCCAGGAAGATGCTCAGCGTCTTTATCAAGCTGGTGAGGGGAAACTGGGGACAGATGAATCCTGCTTTAACATGGTTCTTGCCACAAGGAGCTTCCCTCAGCTGAGAGCTACCATGGAAGCCTATGCCAGA ATGGCTAATCGAGATTTGTTCAGCAGCATTGGCCGAGAATTTTCTGGAAATGTAGAAAATGGTTTGAAGACAATCT TGCAGTGTGCTCAGAACCGTCCAGCCTTCTTTGCGGAGCGCCTTTACTACTCCATGAAAGGGGCCGGCACCGATGACTCGTCCCTCGTGAGGATCATTGTCACCCGCAGCGAA ATCGATCTTGCACAAGTGAAACAGGTATTTACCCAGATGTACCAGAAGACGCTGGGTACCATGATCTCCAGTGACACCAGTGGAGACTATCGCCGCCTGCTCCTGGCCATCGTGGGCCAGTAA
- the LOC100010438 gene encoding annexin A7 isoform X2, with translation MAPRRQRRHHRQHPKCPAPAAAPQVTPAPPASGPSIHTLGFLSLERNVPGLSQVILQKLNLKSYEEYKAVVNGGIPGPGFGISSLSDMFQRLEDTFQFCARCRVLPDQLPVSEVLRRCKRCRNVYYCGRECQRADWPLHRKVCWELGLVAVDRLLEWLVVTGDFSLPSGPWPWPPGAVRDWDTWFSMWGSHLDTMLDSALGSHAMSTLWDSVGRPRPDPESLRGSLRRLLTDTLSQPLTLGLGLRALVGNNGKPGGTTVHVVGASHVETFLSSRGAYEEFAHMVPGHIGLHVTLVGVDLAEEAPPQDASPSPSSPGKIQLSSYRGLYHDFWEEKIETGRAVWPDLVVGFHPGFHADQDLMAGWLPTLLLLRDYAIPTMFTVYRMSYPGYPPTGYPAFPGYPPAGQDSSFPPAGQYPYPTGFPPMGGGAYPPAPSGGFPGAGGYPAPGGYPAPGGYPGAPPPGGAPSYPGASPGQGFGVPPGGAGFAGYPQPPSQSYGGGPGQIQIPGGFPGGQVPSQYPGGQAPAHYPNQPAAMTQGTQGTIRPAANFDAVKDAEVLRKAMKGFGTDEQAIIDVVSNRSNDQRQKIKAAFKTMYGKDLIKDLKSELSGNMEELILALFMPPTYYDAWSLRNAMKGAGTQERVLIEILCTRSNQEIRDIVNCYRSEFGREIEKDIRSDTSGHFERLLVSMCQGNRDENQNVNHQMAQEDAQRLYQAGEGKLGTDESCFNMVLATRSFPQLRATMEAYARMANRDLFSSIGREFSGNVENGLKTILQCAQNRPAFFAERLYYSMKGAGTDDSSLVRIIVTRSEIDLAQVKQVFTQMYQKTLGTMISSDTSGDYRRLLLAIVGQ, from the exons ATGGCTCCTCGGAGGCAGCGGAGGCACCACCGACAGCACCCAAAATGCCCTGCACCTGCAGCGGCCCCCCAGGTGACCCCAGCCCCTCCGGCCTCCGGCCCCAGCATCCACACACTTGGCTTCCTCTCCTTGGAGAGGAATGTGCCTGGCCTGTCCCAGGTGATCCTTCAGAAGCTGAACTTGAAGAGCTATGAGGAATACAA AGCAGTGGTGAATGGGGGAATCCCTGGGCCAGGCTTTGGGATCTCTAGTCTCAGCGACATGTTCCAGCGCCTGGAGGACACCTTCCAGTTCTGCGCCCGGTGCCGAGTCCTTCCTGACCAGCTGCCTGTCTCCGAGGTCCTCCGGCGCTGTAAGAG GTGCAGAAACGTCTATTACTGTGGCCGCGAGTGCCAGCGAGCCGACTGGCCGCTACACAGGAAGGTCTGCTGGGAACTTGGTCTTGTGGCTGTTGACCGGCTCCTGGAGTGGCTGGTGGTCACAG GGGATTTTTCTCTGCCTTCCGGGCCTTGGCCGTGGCCGCCAGGGGCTGTTCGGGACTGGGACACCTGGTTTTCGATGTGGGGGTCGCACCTGGATACCATGCTCGACTCTGCGCTGGGCAGTCACGCGATGTCCACCCTGTGGGACAGCGTGGGGCGGCCCCGGCCAGACCCGGAGAGTCTTCGAGGCTCCCTTCGGCGGCTCCTGACAGATACCCTTTCTCAGCCCTTGACTTTGGGCTTGGGGCTCCGGGCCTTGGTAGGGAACAATGGGAAGCCTGGAGGGACGACGGTGCACGTGGTCGGGGCTTCCCACGTGGAGACTTTCCTGAGCAGCCGCGGGGCCTATGAGGAGTTCGCTCACATGGTTCCGGGACACATCGGTCTGCACGTGACCCTGGTCGGTGTGGACTTGGCGGAAGAGGCTCCCCCACAGGACGCCTCaccttccccctcttctcctgGTAAAATTCAGCTCAGCAGCTATCGGGGCCTCTATCAcgacttctgggaggaaaaaataGAGACCGGCCGGGCAGTGTGGCCAGATCTGGTGGTGGGGTTTCATCCAG GTTTTCATGCCGACCAAGACCTGATGGCCGGCTGGCTGCCCACCCTGCTGTTGCTCCGGGATTACGCGATCCCCACCATGTTCACTGTGTACAG AATGTCTTACCCAGGATACCCTCCTACAGGCTACCCAGCATTCCCTGGATATCCT CCTGCAGGGCAGGATTCGTCATTTCCTCCTGCTGGTCAGTATCCGTATCCTACTGGCTTTCCTCCCATGGGAGGAGGAGCATATCCTCCAGCACCAAGTGGTGGTTTCCCAGGAGCTGGAGGCTACCCAGCCCCTGGCGGTTACCCGGCCCCTGGAGGGTACCCTGGTGCCCCCCCACCAGGGGGAGCCCCATCCTATCCTGGAG CTTCTCCAGGCCAAGGGTTTGGAGTTCCACCAGGAGGAGCTGGCTTTGCTGGCTATCCACAGCCACCATCCCAGTCCTATGGGGGCGGACCAGGCCAGATCCAGATACCAG gCGGGTTTCCTGGAGGACAGGTTCCTTCCCAGTATCCTGGTGGCCAAGCTCCTGCTCATTACCCGAATCAG CCAGCTGCCATGACTCAAGGTACACAGGGGACAATCCGACCTGCTGCCAACTTTGATGCTGTAAAGGATGCTGAAGTCCTCCGAAAGGCCATGAAGGGATTTG gaactgatgagCAGGCCATTATAGACGTTGTCTCCAACCGCTCCAATGATCAAAGACAGAAAATTAAGGCAGCTTTTAAGACCATGTATGGAAAG GATTTAATCAAAGATCTCAAATCCGAGTTAAGTGGAAATATGGAAGAATTGATCCTTGCCTTGTTTATGCCACCGACGTATTATGACGCTTGGAGTTTACGGAATGCAATGAAG GGAGCAGGAACTCAAGAAAGAGTATTGATCGAGATTTTGTGTACAAGATCAAATCAGGAAATTCGAGATATTGTCAATTGTTACCGATCAGAATTTGGACGAGAGATTGAAAAAGACATTAGATCAGATACCTCAGGACATTTTGAACGATTGCTTGTATCCATGTGTCAG GGTAATCGTGATGAAAATCAGAATGTGAACCATCAAATGGCCCAGGAAGATGCTCAGCGTCTTTATCAAGCTGGTGAGGGGAAACTGGGGACAGATGAATCCTGCTTTAACATGGTTCTTGCCACAAGGAGCTTCCCTCAGCTGAGAGCTACCATGGAAGCCTATGCCAGA ATGGCTAATCGAGATTTGTTCAGCAGCATTGGCCGAGAATTTTCTGGAAATGTAGAAAATGGTTTGAAGACAATCT TGCAGTGTGCTCAGAACCGTCCAGCCTTCTTTGCGGAGCGCCTTTACTACTCCATGAAAGGGGCCGGCACCGATGACTCGTCCCTCGTGAGGATCATTGTCACCCGCAGCGAA ATCGATCTTGCACAAGTGAAACAGGTATTTACCCAGATGTACCAGAAGACGCTGGGTACCATGATCTCCAGTGACACCAGTGGAGACTATCGCCGCCTGCTCCTGGCCATCGTGGGCCAGTAA
- the LOC100010438 gene encoding annexin A7 isoform X1: MAPRRQRRHHRQHPKCPAPAAAPQVTPAPPASGPSIHTLGFLSLERNVPGLSQVILQKLNLKSYEEYKAVVNGGIPGPGFGISSLSDMFQRLEDTFQFCARCRVLPDQLPVSEVLRRCKRCRNVYYCGRECQRADWPLHRKVCWELGLVAVDRLLEWLVVTGDFSLPSGPWPWPPGAVRDWDTWFSMWGSHLDTMLDSALGSHAMSTLWDSVGRPRPDPESLRGSLRRLLTDTLSQPLTLGLGLRALVGNNGKPGGTTVHVVGASHVETFLSSRGAYEEFAHMVPGHIGLHVTLVGVDLAEEAPPQDASPSPSSPGKIQLSSYRGLYHDFWEEKIETGRAVWPDLVVGFHPGFHADQDLMAGWLPTLLLLRDYAIPTMFTVYRMSYPGYPPTGYPAFPGYPPAGQDSSFPPAGQYPYPTGFPPMGGGAYPPAPSGGFPGAGGYPAPGGYPAPGGYPGAPPPGGAPSYPGASPGQGFGVPPGGAGFAGYPQPPSQSYGGGPGQIQIPGGFPGGQVPSQYPGGQAPAHYPNQINTEFFPSCPVFSPLSLDYSSEPAAMTQGTQGTIRPAANFDAVKDAEVLRKAMKGFGTDEQAIIDVVSNRSNDQRQKIKAAFKTMYGKDLIKDLKSELSGNMEELILALFMPPTYYDAWSLRNAMKGAGTQERVLIEILCTRSNQEIRDIVNCYRSEFGREIEKDIRSDTSGHFERLLVSMCQGNRDENQNVNHQMAQEDAQRLYQAGEGKLGTDESCFNMVLATRSFPQLRATMEAYARMANRDLFSSIGREFSGNVENGLKTILQCAQNRPAFFAERLYYSMKGAGTDDSSLVRIIVTRSEIDLAQVKQVFTQMYQKTLGTMISSDTSGDYRRLLLAIVGQ, encoded by the exons ATGGCTCCTCGGAGGCAGCGGAGGCACCACCGACAGCACCCAAAATGCCCTGCACCTGCAGCGGCCCCCCAGGTGACCCCAGCCCCTCCGGCCTCCGGCCCCAGCATCCACACACTTGGCTTCCTCTCCTTGGAGAGGAATGTGCCTGGCCTGTCCCAGGTGATCCTTCAGAAGCTGAACTTGAAGAGCTATGAGGAATACAA AGCAGTGGTGAATGGGGGAATCCCTGGGCCAGGCTTTGGGATCTCTAGTCTCAGCGACATGTTCCAGCGCCTGGAGGACACCTTCCAGTTCTGCGCCCGGTGCCGAGTCCTTCCTGACCAGCTGCCTGTCTCCGAGGTCCTCCGGCGCTGTAAGAG GTGCAGAAACGTCTATTACTGTGGCCGCGAGTGCCAGCGAGCCGACTGGCCGCTACACAGGAAGGTCTGCTGGGAACTTGGTCTTGTGGCTGTTGACCGGCTCCTGGAGTGGCTGGTGGTCACAG GGGATTTTTCTCTGCCTTCCGGGCCTTGGCCGTGGCCGCCAGGGGCTGTTCGGGACTGGGACACCTGGTTTTCGATGTGGGGGTCGCACCTGGATACCATGCTCGACTCTGCGCTGGGCAGTCACGCGATGTCCACCCTGTGGGACAGCGTGGGGCGGCCCCGGCCAGACCCGGAGAGTCTTCGAGGCTCCCTTCGGCGGCTCCTGACAGATACCCTTTCTCAGCCCTTGACTTTGGGCTTGGGGCTCCGGGCCTTGGTAGGGAACAATGGGAAGCCTGGAGGGACGACGGTGCACGTGGTCGGGGCTTCCCACGTGGAGACTTTCCTGAGCAGCCGCGGGGCCTATGAGGAGTTCGCTCACATGGTTCCGGGACACATCGGTCTGCACGTGACCCTGGTCGGTGTGGACTTGGCGGAAGAGGCTCCCCCACAGGACGCCTCaccttccccctcttctcctgGTAAAATTCAGCTCAGCAGCTATCGGGGCCTCTATCAcgacttctgggaggaaaaaataGAGACCGGCCGGGCAGTGTGGCCAGATCTGGTGGTGGGGTTTCATCCAG GTTTTCATGCCGACCAAGACCTGATGGCCGGCTGGCTGCCCACCCTGCTGTTGCTCCGGGATTACGCGATCCCCACCATGTTCACTGTGTACAG AATGTCTTACCCAGGATACCCTCCTACAGGCTACCCAGCATTCCCTGGATATCCT CCTGCAGGGCAGGATTCGTCATTTCCTCCTGCTGGTCAGTATCCGTATCCTACTGGCTTTCCTCCCATGGGAGGAGGAGCATATCCTCCAGCACCAAGTGGTGGTTTCCCAGGAGCTGGAGGCTACCCAGCCCCTGGCGGTTACCCGGCCCCTGGAGGGTACCCTGGTGCCCCCCCACCAGGGGGAGCCCCATCCTATCCTGGAG CTTCTCCAGGCCAAGGGTTTGGAGTTCCACCAGGAGGAGCTGGCTTTGCTGGCTATCCACAGCCACCATCCCAGTCCTATGGGGGCGGACCAGGCCAGATCCAGATACCAG gCGGGTTTCCTGGAGGACAGGTTCCTTCCCAGTATCCTGGTGGCCAAGCTCCTGCTCATTACCCGAATCAG ATCAATACCgagttctttccttcctgtcctgttttctctcctctttctttggaTTATAGCAGTGAA CCAGCTGCCATGACTCAAGGTACACAGGGGACAATCCGACCTGCTGCCAACTTTGATGCTGTAAAGGATGCTGAAGTCCTCCGAAAGGCCATGAAGGGATTTG gaactgatgagCAGGCCATTATAGACGTTGTCTCCAACCGCTCCAATGATCAAAGACAGAAAATTAAGGCAGCTTTTAAGACCATGTATGGAAAG GATTTAATCAAAGATCTCAAATCCGAGTTAAGTGGAAATATGGAAGAATTGATCCTTGCCTTGTTTATGCCACCGACGTATTATGACGCTTGGAGTTTACGGAATGCAATGAAG GGAGCAGGAACTCAAGAAAGAGTATTGATCGAGATTTTGTGTACAAGATCAAATCAGGAAATTCGAGATATTGTCAATTGTTACCGATCAGAATTTGGACGAGAGATTGAAAAAGACATTAGATCAGATACCTCAGGACATTTTGAACGATTGCTTGTATCCATGTGTCAG GGTAATCGTGATGAAAATCAGAATGTGAACCATCAAATGGCCCAGGAAGATGCTCAGCGTCTTTATCAAGCTGGTGAGGGGAAACTGGGGACAGATGAATCCTGCTTTAACATGGTTCTTGCCACAAGGAGCTTCCCTCAGCTGAGAGCTACCATGGAAGCCTATGCCAGA ATGGCTAATCGAGATTTGTTCAGCAGCATTGGCCGAGAATTTTCTGGAAATGTAGAAAATGGTTTGAAGACAATCT TGCAGTGTGCTCAGAACCGTCCAGCCTTCTTTGCGGAGCGCCTTTACTACTCCATGAAAGGGGCCGGCACCGATGACTCGTCCCTCGTGAGGATCATTGTCACCCGCAGCGAA ATCGATCTTGCACAAGTGAAACAGGTATTTACCCAGATGTACCAGAAGACGCTGGGTACCATGATCTCCAGTGACACCAGTGGAGACTATCGCCGCCTGCTCCTGGCCATCGTGGGCCAGTAA
- the LOC100010438 gene encoding annexin A7 isoform X3, which translates to MSYPGYPPTGYPAFPGYPPAGQDSSFPPAGQYPYPTGFPPMGGGAYPPAPSGGFPGAGGYPAPGGYPAPGGYPGAPPPGGAPSYPGASPGQGFGVPPGGAGFAGYPQPPSQSYGGGPGQIQIPGGFPGGQVPSQYPGGQAPAHYPNQINTEFFPSCPVFSPLSLDYSSEPAAMTQGTQGTIRPAANFDAVKDAEVLRKAMKGFGTDEQAIIDVVSNRSNDQRQKIKAAFKTMYGKDLIKDLKSELSGNMEELILALFMPPTYYDAWSLRNAMKGAGTQERVLIEILCTRSNQEIRDIVNCYRSEFGREIEKDIRSDTSGHFERLLVSMCQGNRDENQNVNHQMAQEDAQRLYQAGEGKLGTDESCFNMVLATRSFPQLRATMEAYARMANRDLFSSIGREFSGNVENGLKTILQCAQNRPAFFAERLYYSMKGAGTDDSSLVRIIVTRSEIDLAQVKQVFTQMYQKTLGTMISSDTSGDYRRLLLAIVGQ; encoded by the exons ATGTCTTACCCAGGATACCCTCCTACAGGCTACCCAGCATTCCCTGGATATCCT CCTGCAGGGCAGGATTCGTCATTTCCTCCTGCTGGTCAGTATCCGTATCCTACTGGCTTTCCTCCCATGGGAGGAGGAGCATATCCTCCAGCACCAAGTGGTGGTTTCCCAGGAGCTGGAGGCTACCCAGCCCCTGGCGGTTACCCGGCCCCTGGAGGGTACCCTGGTGCCCCCCCACCAGGGGGAGCCCCATCCTATCCTGGAG CTTCTCCAGGCCAAGGGTTTGGAGTTCCACCAGGAGGAGCTGGCTTTGCTGGCTATCCACAGCCACCATCCCAGTCCTATGGGGGCGGACCAGGCCAGATCCAGATACCAG gCGGGTTTCCTGGAGGACAGGTTCCTTCCCAGTATCCTGGTGGCCAAGCTCCTGCTCATTACCCGAATCAG ATCAATACCgagttctttccttcctgtcctgttttctctcctctttctttggaTTATAGCAGTGAA CCAGCTGCCATGACTCAAGGTACACAGGGGACAATCCGACCTGCTGCCAACTTTGATGCTGTAAAGGATGCTGAAGTCCTCCGAAAGGCCATGAAGGGATTTG gaactgatgagCAGGCCATTATAGACGTTGTCTCCAACCGCTCCAATGATCAAAGACAGAAAATTAAGGCAGCTTTTAAGACCATGTATGGAAAG GATTTAATCAAAGATCTCAAATCCGAGTTAAGTGGAAATATGGAAGAATTGATCCTTGCCTTGTTTATGCCACCGACGTATTATGACGCTTGGAGTTTACGGAATGCAATGAAG GGAGCAGGAACTCAAGAAAGAGTATTGATCGAGATTTTGTGTACAAGATCAAATCAGGAAATTCGAGATATTGTCAATTGTTACCGATCAGAATTTGGACGAGAGATTGAAAAAGACATTAGATCAGATACCTCAGGACATTTTGAACGATTGCTTGTATCCATGTGTCAG GGTAATCGTGATGAAAATCAGAATGTGAACCATCAAATGGCCCAGGAAGATGCTCAGCGTCTTTATCAAGCTGGTGAGGGGAAACTGGGGACAGATGAATCCTGCTTTAACATGGTTCTTGCCACAAGGAGCTTCCCTCAGCTGAGAGCTACCATGGAAGCCTATGCCAGA ATGGCTAATCGAGATTTGTTCAGCAGCATTGGCCGAGAATTTTCTGGAAATGTAGAAAATGGTTTGAAGACAATCT TGCAGTGTGCTCAGAACCGTCCAGCCTTCTTTGCGGAGCGCCTTTACTACTCCATGAAAGGGGCCGGCACCGATGACTCGTCCCTCGTGAGGATCATTGTCACCCGCAGCGAA ATCGATCTTGCACAAGTGAAACAGGTATTTACCCAGATGTACCAGAAGACGCTGGGTACCATGATCTCCAGTGACACCAGTGGAGACTATCGCCGCCTGCTCCTGGCCATCGTGGGCCAGTAA
- the LOC100010438 gene encoding putative protein MSS51 homolog, mitochondrial isoform X5 gives MAPRRQRRHHRQHPKCPAPAAAPQVTPAPPASGPSIHTLGFLSLERNVPGLSQVILQKLNLKSYEEYKAVVNGGIPGPGFGISSLSDMFQRLEDTFQFCARCRVLPDQLPVSEVLRRCKRCRNVYYCGRECQRADWPLHRKVCWELGLVAVDRLLEWLVVTGDFSLPSGPWPWPPGAVRDWDTWFSMWGSHLDTMLDSALGSHAMSTLWDSVGRPRPDPESLRGSLRRLLTDTLSQPLTLGLGLRALVGNNGKPGGTTVHVVGASHVETFLSSRGAYEEFAHMVPGHIGLHVTLVGVDLAEEAPPQDASPSPSSPGKIQLSSYRGLYHDFWEEKIETGRAVWPDLVVGFHPGFHADQDLMAGWLPTLLLLRDYAIPTMFTVYSQQELTASLHILGQLEARVVTYGENPFASLKPEQAYSNPNKPPVYCSAYYILFRGSCHQSDEEDAAGRTENGI, from the exons ATGGCTCCTCGGAGGCAGCGGAGGCACCACCGACAGCACCCAAAATGCCCTGCACCTGCAGCGGCCCCCCAGGTGACCCCAGCCCCTCCGGCCTCCGGCCCCAGCATCCACACACTTGGCTTCCTCTCCTTGGAGAGGAATGTGCCTGGCCTGTCCCAGGTGATCCTTCAGAAGCTGAACTTGAAGAGCTATGAGGAATACAA AGCAGTGGTGAATGGGGGAATCCCTGGGCCAGGCTTTGGGATCTCTAGTCTCAGCGACATGTTCCAGCGCCTGGAGGACACCTTCCAGTTCTGCGCCCGGTGCCGAGTCCTTCCTGACCAGCTGCCTGTCTCCGAGGTCCTCCGGCGCTGTAAGAG GTGCAGAAACGTCTATTACTGTGGCCGCGAGTGCCAGCGAGCCGACTGGCCGCTACACAGGAAGGTCTGCTGGGAACTTGGTCTTGTGGCTGTTGACCGGCTCCTGGAGTGGCTGGTGGTCACAG GGGATTTTTCTCTGCCTTCCGGGCCTTGGCCGTGGCCGCCAGGGGCTGTTCGGGACTGGGACACCTGGTTTTCGATGTGGGGGTCGCACCTGGATACCATGCTCGACTCTGCGCTGGGCAGTCACGCGATGTCCACCCTGTGGGACAGCGTGGGGCGGCCCCGGCCAGACCCGGAGAGTCTTCGAGGCTCCCTTCGGCGGCTCCTGACAGATACCCTTTCTCAGCCCTTGACTTTGGGCTTGGGGCTCCGGGCCTTGGTAGGGAACAATGGGAAGCCTGGAGGGACGACGGTGCACGTGGTCGGGGCTTCCCACGTGGAGACTTTCCTGAGCAGCCGCGGGGCCTATGAGGAGTTCGCTCACATGGTTCCGGGACACATCGGTCTGCACGTGACCCTGGTCGGTGTGGACTTGGCGGAAGAGGCTCCCCCACAGGACGCCTCaccttccccctcttctcctgGTAAAATTCAGCTCAGCAGCTATCGGGGCCTCTATCAcgacttctgggaggaaaaaataGAGACCGGCCGGGCAGTGTGGCCAGATCTGGTGGTGGGGTTTCATCCAG GTTTTCATGCCGACCAAGACCTGATGGCCGGCTGGCTGCCCACCCTGCTGTTGCTCCGGGATTACGCGATCCCCACCATGTTCACTGTGTACAG CCAGCAGGAGCTGACCGCCTCTCTGCACATCCTTGGCCAACTCGAGGCCAGAGTCGTGACTTACGGAGAGAACCCCTTTGCTTCCCTTAAACCCGAGCAAGCCTACTCCAACCCCAACAAGCCACCCGTGTACTGCAGCGCCTACTACATCCTGTTTCGGGGCTCCTGCCACCAGTCGGATGAAGAGGATGCAGCCGGGAGGACGGAGAATGGGATTTAA